In Triticum aestivum cultivar Chinese Spring unplaced genomic scaffold, IWGSC CS RefSeq v2.1 scaffold157174, whole genome shotgun sequence, the genomic window TTGCTTCTGTCAAATATTTATCACTAGCTTCTTTCGTGTCTTGTGAAATTGATGTGCTGAGGGTCTGTTTGCCTAGGTTGGACAGCCATGGCCTCCGCAGTGACGAGATTGTTCCAAAGTAAGATTTCTCCCTGTGATAATTTTCTGGGTGCTGCTAGTATGGTTCTGGACGCGCACATATCTTTGAGGTATCTGGTTTATACTAGTTAAATAGAGAAAGGAAATTATGCCAAAAACATCACATGCTAGGTGCGTGTACCCCTTGGAGGATTGGATAATACAACTGTATGTTTGTCAAGTTTTTTTTTCCATGTTAGTCAGTAAGTTTTGCTTCTCTGGTGAAACAATAGCCTGAAAGGGCATGGGACATGTGGATTCCTTCACTATACTGTCCAGGCAACCCTTGTTTACGCAAGCTGAGATGATGTTTCATTCTTGTTGCCGTCTGATGGAAATTTTGCATGGATGTTAGGGGCACGACCACTTGGGGCGGCAAATCAATGCTCCCAGCATCAAATGCATGGGCTTCACCTTTGCTTCTGAATCCCAAGAACGATGGAGCTTCTGGTTCACCTAGCCACATTGATGATCGTCCTTCTTCCCGAGGAAGCTCGACGTCATCATCATCAGTTGGAAGTGACTTCCTTGACTTACCATCGTATAGTTTGCCAATGGCCGTAAATTATTCTCTAAGCACAGAGATAAGATCAGGGAGCTTGCAAGTTTCTCGTTTTCCAGATTCTTTTAGTAATGTTCTAAAAGCACCATTGAAAGCTGTTGGCAGACGGGTATGCACCTCTACTATAAATCAAGTTGGCAATTAACTGAGGATTTTCTTATAATAAATTTTGCCAATGTAGGCACCTACATCACAGGGGAAAGGGTTCAGCCTAAGTATGGATGATTTCCCAGTACTTGGCTCCAGAAACTCTGCGTCAAACAGTCAACAAGGTGGCAAAGTGCAACATTACATttggttttcacaaagtctgtttGTAGTTCATTTATTCACACTATATTGTATCTGAATGCATATTGTTGTTTGGCACCAAGTTATCTGGAACAGAATAGATATGCCAGTATTTTATTTGGTTGGACGTGTCCATAAATTCTGTCTAAACTGATAGTTTCTGGGGCTAAAAGCTTTAACCGTTCTATATGGTTAATCAGTCACATTTGTTCTCCCTACTCATTATCTTTTCTGTTACAGGGCAAATTTCAGGAAGGTGGCCAACTATTGCTTCTGGTATTGTGGCAACACAAGATAAAGAAGGAAAGAACCCGATAACTGGTATACACTCGCTTGATGAATGCTACGAGCTATCCCACTCTTTTGTATTCCATACCCCAAATATCATCATAGGATCATAGCAATCTGTGTTCAGTAAATGTAATTTCCTTTTAATATGATAGATATTCTCTAAGATATCCTTATTTGACAGGAACTGGTGAGGTAATTTTGTCTTGCAGTTATGAGCATGAAATTATCTCAAGAATGGACTATGTTTGCAAAGGAGACGATCCTATTCCTGCTGCAAAGTTGATAAGGGGAGCTGAGCAGGCTCAACTGCATGATCCCCAAGTTCCTAATATATGTATACCTCCTCCATTGTTGGATTACTGGCATCGTCCTCCTGATCAGCCACCTGATGAAAATGGAAAATTGCATAGTGGAGAGATGCCATATGGTCTGTACAAGCATGCTGACCCGACTGGCTTTGCTGTTGAATCTCTTGCTCATCGTGATCAGTTCGCGCTCAACGAGGAGGCACTAGCAAAGCAGGATACTGGACATGGTGGGTATTATCCAGACAAGAGGGATATATCTCATGCTCACATGCCTGCTGATTGTTGTGTCATAAATCAATCTTGCCATGTTCTTGGGAAGGTCAAGAATGGCCATGCAGATGTACTTGAGATCGAGAAGCAACCTATCATCAAGAAGGATGTGGCTCTATTAGAGAAAATCAAGTGTCTAAACAACAAAGCTAGAAATTTCCGTGCCCTTAACTTGTCCAATCTACCTTCATCTCTACTCAAGGACTCCAAGGTTAAACACCCAAAAATCATCCGTGTCGAGGAAGATCCTGCGACAAAATATGTTCCCTTCAGTGCTTCCACCAGTGAGACTGGTCCTGCCTTTGACAGGCTTAATTCTGTTTCTCAAAGCAGCAGTTCTGTGTCAACTAATCCATCAAATGGGCCTGATAAGGGTGTAACTGTTGTTTGTCTGTCAGAAAAACAAGTTACTGAATTCAGCCAAGCTGGAAAAGTTGGCAAATCTGCTGATCGCCATGCATATGGAAGAAGCGATATCTCAAGAAACATGCTTGATGGTTCTGCTCAGGACATGCCATCTCGTATTACTGGACATGGATGTGAAGAGCACTCCATAGTTGACTCTTTGCGAGGAGTTCTTATGGTAGATGCTCAACAAGACCAACTTCTTTCTAGGAACACCTCACAGCAGCCACATGTGACAGTCGCTGATAAGGAGCCAAATTGGCTTCACTGTGAAGACCAGGTATGTGGTTTTTGTCTCCTTAGGTATTGTCCTCTGACAAAATTGGAGTAGTTGCCGATTTCTGTGATTATTTCTTACACGGAAACTCATGAGTAATGAGATGCATAGAAAGATAAAAAAACTGCAAAACATCCTTTTTCTTCTGTACCTGTACAATTTGATTGAAGTGTTCATACTAGGGTTAGCGGTAGGCAGGTGAGCGTCCAGGGAGGTTTGGACACTATGACTTATTCAGTGTGTATGTCACTTCTGCTGCACAAAATTTTCCATGGCATCTACCTGGCGACGGATGTCATGTTTCTTTATCGCATTAAGGTTTCATGTAGCGTTTGTTTCGTCAAACTTGGACCCGAGAACCCAGTCCTGTAAACCTTGATATTAGAAATGTTTCTGCCACTCCTAAAGTCCTTCCAGTAATGCTCTTTACTCGATTAATTCATTTATCTCTATTAGACCTTGCAGTCTTGCTGATGTAGATACCAATCTTCCAAGAGTTACTCTCTGTCCCTGTACAGTGTGATTCTTTCATGTATGTAATAGAGTTCCACAAATTTTGTTTAAGCACATCCTTTTTATTATAATGTCATTCCACTTCTATTACCTGCAGATGCTTTAATAGAGTGCCCAACAAAGTGGCACACACACACAGAAATGAAATGTTTATAATTGGCAAGCAAATACTGCAATAATGTTGCTAAGAGTTTCTTGTGCCATGGTTGTTGTTTAACTAGTGTTTTTTTGGTGCATTCAGCATTCCAGAATGAGATATTTGTCTGCTCAAGCTGCGAAACAACTACAGGACGCGGAGAAGTGGATTAGTCAACAAAATATAAATGCTATTGCAAAACTGGAAGAATTGAGGAGGTATCAATCAATACAGAGTCAGAAGTCCAATGATGCACCCCCAGACGCAGATATGTACTGCAAACCAAAAACGCGAGATGATGTGACTGCTAAATGTGCTAGTTCAGTGGCAGATACATGTTGTATTGTCTCTGCTGATGGTCATAATGCGCCTCAGCCAGTAGCTGGAGTCAAGATTAGTGAAGTTTCTATTGGTTCCAGTGCAGAATCAAATACTTCAGGTGTTAGTAAAGGTTATAATTTCAGGTCTTCAGCCAAGAGCACACAGGTTAACATGATGGAACACATTTCCCTCAACTCACTGTCACATGACAACAGTACTCCAGAACACTGGCCAATGGAGCACAGGCAAATGCATTTTGGTTCATGGGAGAGAAATATAACAGATAGGGAGATACCTGCAGACACGAAGTGTGCTGAAGCTAAAAATCATGGCGACCTCTTGACCAGAAACAAGAGCAGCAGGAGGAACTTTAATTCAGTTAGGCCTGCAGCGCCACCTGTGTTTAATGAGAAGAATTCTACAGAAGTCCTGAGTATGCAGAAAACCCATGTTCCATGTATTGCCATCAATAGTTCTATAATTCCTGCCAAGGTTACTTCTGTTACAGGTCTTATTGTGGGTAATATAATGCTTGATGATGTTCCACTTGCATCAGTAAACCGGGAGTGGGCAGTACCGGCCAAGGAAGTACATGATGCAGCTAGTAGCCTCTCAGGGCCTCGGCAGGTCAAGAAATCAGACAAGAGCCAGCATGGTCTACTGCCTGTCCAGACTCCAATTCCAAACAATAGTGTCATGTGCAAACCGATTAAACAGACAGGCAGGAAAGAAGAGCATGCAGAAGGAGGTCCGAATGGTATGGCTGTAGTTGATGGACTTGCTTCGGCGGTGCAAATTCTCGCTAAACCGGCAGAGTACTTCAATGTGGCAGATGTTATACAGGAGTCATCTGATCAGTGGCAGCAAGGAGATGTGCAATTTGAGCTCAAGGCCCATGGTGGTACCGAGGACCGTTCAAAACTAACTGGAATGGCGTCCTTGCCTGACAATACTTGGGAAAAGCATCCGGCAACTGACAGTCCAAGGCGCTACCATGTTGAGGCCCAAAGGAATGTGGGGATTCGCTATGGTTACAGGGAGAGGGCAGGCAGGGGACGCTTCTTCCACGAATCACCAGCTCCGTCTAGGGCTCGCTGGATGCCTAAATACATCTCCCATCCTCAGAGCGATGCACAATATGATGGTGTCTCTGAATGGCTGCAGGATTCCCACCAATTCTTATTGGACAACTCACAGGGATTGGACAGCAAACCGATTCAGATAGCTGACAGGGATGCTGGAATGGATCTGCAGGGTGGAGAAGGCAATGTAGGCATGAGCTTCAGAGATGAAAACCCCTTGATATGGAACGAAACAGAGTGGGAGTATCAGCCTCTCTTTCCAGCGCCACATCGCGTTGGCCAACAACACGGTAACACGAGTGATGATGGTCAAAGGGGTAGAGGCAGA contains:
- the LOC123176083 gene encoding protein MODIFIER OF SNC1 1 is translated as MVAITALADGKRWAGISQTGKPGAKAPKPINLPNQRLDSHGLRSDEIVPKGTTTWGGKSMLPASNAWASPLLLNPKNDGASGSPSHIDDRPSSRGSSTSSSSVGSDFLDLPSYSLPMAVNYSLSTEIRSGSLQVSRFPDSFSNVLKAPLKAVGRRAPTSQGKGFSLSMDDFPVLGSRNSASNSQQGQISGRWPTIASGIVATQDKEGKNPITGTGEVILSCSYEHEIISRMDYVCKGDDPIPAAKLIRGAEQAQLHDPQVPNICIPPPLLDYWHRPPDQPPDENGKLHSGEMPYGLYKHADPTGFAVESLAHRDQFALNEEALAKQDTGHGGYYPDKRDISHAHMPADCCVINQSCHVLGKVKNGHADVLEIEKQPIIKKDVALLEKIKCLNNKARNFRALNLSNLPSSLLKDSKVKHPKIIRVEEDPATKYVPFSASTSETGPAFDRLNSVSQSSSSVSTNPSNGPDKGVTVVCLSEKQVTEFSQAGKVGKSADRHAYGRSDISRNMLDGSAQDMPSRITGHGCEEHSIVDSLRGVLMVDAQQDQLLSRNTSQQPHVTVADKEPNWLHCEDQHSRMRYLSAQAAKQLQDAEKWISQQNINAIAKLEELRRYQSIQSQKSNDAPPDADMYCKPKTRDDVTAKCASSVADTCCIVSADGHNAPQPVAGVKISEVSIGSSAESNTSGVSKGYNFRSSAKSTQVNMMEHISLNSLSHDNSTPEHWPMEHRQMHFGSWERNITDREIPADTKCAEAKNHGDLLTRNKSSRRNFNSVRPAAPPVFNEKNSTEVLSMQKTHVPCIAINSSIIPAKVTSVTGLIVGNIMLDDVPLASVNREWAVPAKEVHDAASSLSGPRQVKKSDKSQHGLLPVQTPIPNNSVMCKPIKQTGRKEEHAEGGPNGMAVVDGLASAVQILAKPAEYFNVADVIQESSDQWQQGDVQFELKAHGGTEDRSKLTGMASLPDNTWEKHPATDSPRRYHVEAQRNVGIRYGYRERAGRGRFFHESPAPSRARWMPKYISHPQSDAQYDGVSEWLQDSHQFLLDNSQGLDSKPIQIADRDAGMDLQGGEGNVGMSFRDENPLIWNETEWEYQPLFPAPHRVGQQHGNTSDDGQRGRGRHSEYRQQHGDASGDGQRGRGRHSEYHYPEPVRSRDATPDIQRNPGGADNHQYPAYLRAGMHTERRYYI